A section of the Amycolatopsis sp. AA4 genome encodes:
- a CDS encoding PP2C family serine/threonine-protein phosphatase, giving the protein MTLVLRYAARSDRGLVRSNNQDSVYAGPRLLALADGMGGHAAGEVASKVVIASLAPLDDDEPGDDLLAQLREAVQNGNAAIAELVSQDPDLDGMGTTLTAVLFAGSRIGLVHVGDSRAYLMRGGQFAQITRDDSFVNELLEQGRITPEEAAVHPQRSLLLKALTGHEVEPSLTVREARPGDRYLICSDGLSGMVSDETLAEAVQIPDPQDCADRMIELALKGGGTDNVTVIIADVVDVDFGDDAPIVGGAAGDGSDEMHQGDSPAARARALTQPPPPPRPEAQAPQEDPKAKRRKRFRWLVGAVVVLIVLGAAAIATRYFVLSQYYVGEGPDQEVVIYRGVPGSILGIDLHSLEQGSCPPGQLCTDKLRVTALQEDARIAVQNGVKRDSLDDARKYIDDFLRLKKKLSDCKPTPLPGVPQSGAPSSSVPPPGGTPSSANQPAGRDCSTAGTPPTGGGN; this is encoded by the coding sequence ATGACTCTCGTCCTCCGCTACGCGGCCCGCAGCGACCGGGGCCTGGTGCGTTCCAACAACCAGGACTCCGTCTACGCCGGCCCGCGTCTCCTCGCGCTCGCCGACGGCATGGGCGGGCACGCCGCAGGTGAGGTGGCCAGCAAGGTCGTCATCGCCTCGCTCGCCCCGCTCGACGACGACGAGCCGGGCGACGACCTGCTCGCTCAGCTTCGCGAAGCCGTCCAGAACGGCAACGCGGCGATCGCCGAACTCGTGTCCCAGGACCCGGATCTGGACGGCATGGGCACGACGCTCACCGCCGTCCTGTTCGCCGGGAGCAGAATTGGTCTGGTCCATGTCGGCGACTCGCGCGCGTATCTGATGCGCGGCGGCCAGTTCGCCCAGATCACCCGGGACGACAGCTTCGTCAACGAACTGCTCGAACAGGGCCGCATCACGCCGGAAGAAGCCGCGGTGCACCCGCAGCGGTCGTTGCTGCTCAAAGCGCTCACCGGACACGAGGTCGAGCCGAGCCTGACCGTGCGCGAGGCGCGTCCCGGTGACCGGTACCTGATTTGCTCCGACGGTTTGTCCGGAATGGTCAGCGACGAGACGCTCGCCGAGGCCGTGCAGATCCCGGATCCGCAGGACTGCGCCGACCGGATGATCGAACTGGCCCTCAAGGGCGGCGGCACGGACAACGTGACCGTCATCATCGCCGACGTGGTCGACGTCGATTTCGGCGACGACGCCCCGATCGTGGGCGGGGCCGCCGGCGACGGCAGCGACGAGATGCACCAGGGCGATTCCCCCGCCGCGAGAGCGCGGGCGCTGACTCAGCCGCCTCCTCCGCCGCGGCCGGAAGCGCAAGCCCCGCAGGAAGATCCCAAGGCGAAACGGCGGAAACGGTTCCGCTGGCTCGTGGGGGCGGTCGTGGTGCTGATCGTGCTGGGCGCCGCCGCGATCGCGACTCGATACTTCGTGCTCAGCCAGTACTACGTCGGAGAAGGCCCCGATCAGGAAGTCGTGATCTACCGCGGCGTCCCGGGCAGCATCCTCGGCATCGACCTGCACTCGCTCGAGCAGGGCTCGTGCCCGCCGGGCCAGCTGTGCACCGACAAGCTCCGCGTCACCGCGTTGCAGGAGGACGCGCGGATCGCCGTGCAGAACGGCGTCAAACGCGACAGCCTCGACGACGCGCGCAAGTACATCGACGATTTCCTGCGTCTCAAGAAGAAGCTGTCGGACTGCAAGCCGACTCCTCTTCCGGGCGTCCCGCAGTCGGGCGCGCCCTCGTCCAGCGTGCCGCCGCCCGGCGGCACGCCTTCGTCGGCGAACCAGCCTGCGGGGAGGGACTGCTCGACGGCGGGTACGCCGCCGACGGGGGGCGGTAACTGA
- a CDS encoding FHA domain-containing protein: MPELVVQLTRVGFLVLLWLFVFAALRVVRSDLYAASGLRVQVPSFRRNKEKKPRGSKAPQQLLVTHGALAGTRIALDGRPILIGRADDSTLVLDDDYASTRHARIALRGEDWYVEDLGSTNGTYLDRAKVTAPLRVPLGVPIRIGKTVIELRP, from the coding sequence GTGCCAGAGCTGGTCGTTCAACTCACCAGAGTGGGCTTTCTCGTGCTGCTCTGGCTCTTTGTGTTCGCCGCGCTCCGAGTCGTGCGCTCGGACCTCTACGCCGCGTCGGGCCTGCGAGTCCAGGTGCCGTCCTTCCGCCGCAACAAGGAGAAGAAGCCGCGGGGCAGCAAGGCCCCGCAGCAACTGCTCGTGACGCACGGGGCCCTCGCGGGCACCCGCATCGCGCTCGACGGGCGGCCGATCCTCATCGGCCGCGCCGACGACTCGACGCTGGTGCTCGACGACGACTACGCGTCGACCCGGCACGCCCGGATCGCGCTGCGCGGGGAGGACTGGTACGTGGAAGATCTGGGCTCGACGAACGGGACCTACCTCGACCGGGCTAAGGTCACTGCACCCCTCCGGGTCCCGCTCGGAGTCCCCATCCGGATCGGCAAGACGGTGATCGAGCTTCGCCCATGA
- a CDS encoding FhaA domain-containing protein, with translation MGRVERFDRRLENLVGNTFARMFGGNVVTQEVAVALEREGEENVRELAGGRQLAPNHYIVSLGAADHDRMAGDEQRVTGVLARAVAEHLAAQGWDTYGDVVVSLERNEALHTGQFKTRSSVDPDARATAGEGPSRSARPSNAGDPPMSQPPGYGQYDQGDPYGQHGGQYGYGQQGGQQPGYDQGYGGQPQQGYEQGYGGQPPAQGYDQYGGQGQQPGYDQGYGQAPQGGYDQGYGQQGGYDQGYGQAPQAGYDQGYGQAPQAGYDQGYGQAPQAGYDQGYGQQGGYDQYGGQPQAAYGQDPYAQQGAPAAGRQLQASLQLDDGSNRTYSLKQGGNVVGRGQDADFRLPDTGVSRRHLEITWDGQSATLADIGSTNGTTVNGTPVQTWQLADGDVIRVGHSSLVFRTQG, from the coding sequence GTGGGTCGCGTTGAGCGGTTCGACAGGCGGCTCGAGAACCTGGTGGGGAATACTTTCGCGCGCATGTTCGGCGGCAACGTCGTCACGCAGGAAGTGGCGGTTGCGCTCGAGAGGGAAGGCGAGGAGAACGTTCGTGAGCTGGCAGGCGGTCGGCAGCTCGCCCCGAATCACTACATCGTGTCGTTGGGGGCGGCTGACCACGATCGCATGGCCGGCGATGAGCAGCGGGTCACCGGGGTTCTCGCGAGGGCGGTGGCGGAACACCTCGCCGCGCAGGGCTGGGACACCTATGGTGACGTCGTCGTATCACTCGAGCGCAACGAGGCGCTGCATACTGGACAGTTCAAGACCCGTTCGTCCGTCGATCCCGACGCCCGCGCGACCGCGGGGGAAGGGCCGTCACGGTCGGCACGACCCAGCAACGCAGGAGACCCACCAATGAGCCAGCCCCCCGGCTACGGCCAATACGACCAGGGTGACCCGTACGGCCAGCACGGCGGCCAGTACGGCTACGGACAGCAGGGTGGCCAGCAGCCCGGGTACGACCAGGGTTACGGCGGTCAGCCGCAGCAGGGCTACGAGCAGGGCTACGGCGGCCAGCCCCCCGCGCAGGGCTACGACCAGTACGGCGGCCAGGGCCAGCAGCCCGGGTACGACCAGGGTTACGGGCAGGCCCCGCAGGGCGGCTACGACCAGGGTTACGGCCAGCAGGGCGGGTACGACCAGGGCTACGGCCAGGCTCCCCAGGCCGGATACGACCAGGGTTACGGCCAGGCCCCGCAGGCGGGTTACGACCAGGGTTACGGGCAGGCCCCGCAGGCCGGGTACGACCAGGGTTACGGCCAGCAGGGCGGGTACGACCAGTACGGCGGGCAGCCGCAGGCGGCGTACGGCCAGGACCCGTACGCGCAGCAGGGCGCGCCGGCCGCGGGTCGTCAGCTTCAGGCGAGTCTCCAGCTGGACGACGGCTCCAACCGCACCTACTCGCTGAAGCAGGGCGGCAACGTCGTGGGCCGCGGGCAGGACGCCGACTTCCGGCTCCCGGACACCGGCGTTTCGCGGCGGCACCTGGAGATCACCTGGGACGGGCAGAGCGCGACGCTCGCCGACATCGGGTCGACCAACGGGACCACGGTCAACGGCACTCCGGTGCAGACGTGGCAGCTGGCGGACGGCGACGTGATCCGGGTGGGTCATTCGTCCCTGGTCTTCCGAACCCAGGGCTGA
- a CDS encoding ATP-binding protein: MSDGNYFDGQADKVFQARNVYGDVHFHGPRQPAAPALQVQAPPKHYRNNEPQLAALTRIHDEALDRVAVAVVRGAPGSGRTTLCETWLHQHQDRFDRFYSVRVGHRASADVLAELLSKLGYGLDEMQASLEGRSAMWQSQTANFKVALLVDDALSAAEVKALLPTHPGSYVLVVGSGLEALRARYSAREVELEPLSNEAALGVLTALVGEEKLAAEPEQREELLRICAGSAAELNVAGMILARQGGTVRRLLARIRAKGALASAVFDVAYDLMGEHEQAVYRFFGAHPGSGDVALETVAAVLSLDEFDAEDALQKLVSAKLIEVVKDRYRMSELARLHAAGLAGELSDVVVGYYAEHGLRIAESALRTRWPEKIWPGFAPAAVPAEEAWEWLFAEQANLLAAADVAFRAGAHEDVIRLARALWPVYKDGGYPAELAAVSQDAVQAAQAAGMPLAEGLVRTQLGFARMQLRDWAAAQEQFAAVAELATTPEEHASALEARGLAFFEPGWITRQQGRAEDTTSLLRQAGLCFRESLALAEEIGDRRRLALIRMHLAKVVSPEEAAVLLAQAEQGLKNEPGNLVKVRLWQGRKLIEAGSYEEGAAVLAELDSAAEQANLQRERIAALWSRAEAAVARGFRDQAKAHAKDALNIARMHGFTAEAADLLVWIERL; the protein is encoded by the coding sequence GTGAGCGACGGCAACTACTTCGACGGCCAGGCGGACAAGGTCTTCCAGGCGCGCAACGTCTACGGCGACGTCCATTTCCACGGGCCGCGGCAGCCCGCGGCGCCGGCTCTGCAGGTCCAGGCTCCGCCGAAGCATTACCGGAACAACGAGCCGCAGCTGGCCGCGCTCACTCGCATTCATGACGAGGCGCTGGACCGGGTAGCGGTCGCGGTCGTGCGCGGCGCGCCGGGCAGCGGGCGTACGACGCTGTGCGAAACCTGGCTGCATCAGCACCAGGACAGGTTCGACCGGTTTTACTCCGTGCGCGTGGGCCACCGGGCCAGTGCTGACGTGCTGGCCGAGTTGCTGTCCAAACTGGGATACGGGCTGGACGAGATGCAGGCCAGTCTTGAGGGGCGCTCGGCGATGTGGCAGTCGCAGACCGCGAACTTCAAGGTCGCGTTGCTGGTCGACGACGCGTTGAGCGCGGCGGAAGTCAAGGCATTGCTGCCGACGCACCCCGGCTCGTACGTGCTCGTGGTCGGGTCCGGGCTGGAGGCGCTGCGGGCCCGGTATTCGGCTCGCGAGGTCGAGCTGGAGCCGTTGAGCAACGAGGCGGCGCTGGGCGTGCTGACCGCACTCGTGGGCGAGGAAAAGCTCGCCGCGGAGCCGGAACAGCGGGAAGAGCTGCTTCGGATCTGCGCTGGTTCCGCCGCGGAACTCAACGTCGCGGGCATGATCCTGGCGCGCCAAGGCGGGACAGTGCGGCGGCTGCTCGCGCGCATCCGGGCGAAAGGCGCGCTGGCCAGCGCGGTGTTCGACGTCGCTTACGACCTGATGGGCGAGCACGAACAAGCGGTCTACCGGTTCTTCGGCGCACACCCGGGCAGCGGCGACGTCGCGCTGGAAACTGTCGCGGCGGTGCTCAGCCTCGACGAGTTCGACGCTGAGGACGCGTTGCAGAAACTGGTCTCGGCCAAGCTGATCGAGGTCGTGAAAGACCGGTACCGGATGTCCGAGCTGGCTCGGCTGCACGCCGCCGGGCTCGCTGGCGAGTTGTCCGACGTCGTGGTCGGGTACTACGCGGAACACGGGCTCAGGATCGCCGAAAGTGCGCTGCGCACTCGGTGGCCGGAGAAGATCTGGCCGGGTTTCGCGCCGGCGGCGGTGCCCGCGGAGGAAGCCTGGGAGTGGTTGTTCGCCGAGCAGGCGAACCTGCTTGCCGCGGCGGACGTCGCGTTTCGGGCCGGGGCGCACGAGGACGTCATCCGGCTGGCCAGGGCGTTGTGGCCGGTCTACAAGGACGGTGGGTATCCCGCCGAGCTGGCGGCGGTGAGCCAGGACGCGGTCCAGGCCGCGCAGGCCGCGGGAATGCCGCTTGCCGAGGGATTGGTTCGCACGCAGCTCGGGTTCGCTCGGATGCAACTGCGGGATTGGGCCGCAGCGCAGGAGCAGTTCGCCGCGGTGGCCGAGTTGGCCACGACGCCGGAGGAGCACGCGTCCGCGTTGGAAGCGCGGGGGCTCGCGTTCTTCGAACCGGGATGGATCACCCGGCAGCAGGGGCGGGCGGAGGACACGACTTCGCTGCTACGACAGGCGGGACTCTGTTTCCGGGAAAGTCTCGCGCTGGCCGAGGAGATCGGCGACCGTCGTCGGTTGGCATTGATTCGGATGCATCTGGCCAAGGTCGTTTCGCCCGAAGAAGCGGCTGTCCTGCTGGCGCAAGCGGAGCAGGGGCTGAAGAACGAGCCGGGCAATCTGGTGAAGGTCCGGCTGTGGCAGGGGCGGAAGCTGATCGAGGCTGGCTCGTACGAGGAAGGTGCGGCGGTGCTGGCCGAACTCGACTCGGCGGCTGAGCAGGCCAACCTGCAGCGGGAGCGTATCGCCGCGTTGTGGTCCCGGGCGGAGGCGGCGGTGGCCCGGGGTTTCCGCGATCAGGCGAAGGCACACGCGAAGGATGCGCTGAACATCGCGCGGATGCACGGGTTCACGGCCGAGGCAGCCGATCTCCTGGTCTGGATCGAGCGGCTTTGA
- a CDS encoding trypsin-like serine protease, with protein MRVRAAISAAVLLPILTASPALAVANGSDVPAGQFGFAAKLSMTGIPLPNGSTYSSFCSAALVAPQWIVTTGHCFHDANKNRVSGPVPYPTTVSLGLVDETKEKGVQRKVTHVLQAGPSDVALAQLDSPVPGVPPLAVNHLVPGVGQQVTLAGWGSRTAQNPVPSKQLQQGTMKISSVGPTTVGIHGVSPSASTSACAFDTGAPYFADGKLISIENNGPDCPHTGAETTSRIDVLADWIDEHAK; from the coding sequence ATGCGCGTCCGCGCCGCGATCTCCGCAGCAGTCCTCCTGCCCATCCTCACCGCGAGCCCGGCTTTGGCCGTCGCCAACGGTTCTGACGTCCCAGCGGGCCAATTCGGCTTCGCCGCGAAGCTGAGCATGACCGGAATCCCGCTGCCGAACGGGAGCACCTACTCGAGCTTCTGTTCGGCAGCGCTCGTCGCGCCGCAGTGGATCGTCACCACCGGCCACTGTTTCCACGACGCCAACAAGAACCGGGTGTCCGGCCCGGTGCCGTATCCGACGACGGTGTCGCTGGGCCTCGTCGACGAGACCAAGGAAAAAGGCGTCCAGCGCAAGGTCACCCACGTCCTGCAGGCGGGCCCGAGCGACGTCGCGCTGGCCCAGCTCGACAGCCCGGTCCCCGGCGTCCCGCCGCTCGCGGTGAACCATCTGGTGCCGGGCGTCGGACAGCAGGTCACGCTGGCCGGCTGGGGCAGCCGGACGGCGCAGAATCCGGTGCCGTCCAAACAGCTGCAGCAGGGCACGATGAAGATCTCGTCGGTCGGCCCCACGACAGTCGGCATTCACGGCGTCTCGCCCTCGGCCTCCACCAGCGCGTGCGCCTTCGACACGGGCGCGCCGTATTTCGCCGACGGCAAGCTGATCTCGATCGAGAACAACGGCCCGGACTGCCCGCACACCGGCGCGGAAACGACGTCGCGCATCGACGTGCTCGCCGACTGGATCGACGAGCACGCGAAGTGA
- a CDS encoding trypsin-like serine protease — protein sequence MRLRAALSAAFLAAGAALAVAAPASAVANGNDVAPGEYPFAAKLSMPVIPRADGTTYASGCSGSLIAPQWIITAGHCFHDVNRKPVSGPVPYGTSVLLGATTDEPGKGERRTVTEVLQAGTNDVALAKLDRPVTDIAPLTVSPSAPVTGQQVTLAGWGSLTEVSPKPSDKLQQGAMQVVGSDATTASVIGIAPHKDTSACSYDSGAPYFVAEGISGRLVSVESTGPDCPHATPETTSRVDILAAWIATHTA from the coding sequence ATGCGTTTGCGTGCCGCCCTTTCCGCTGCCTTCCTCGCCGCCGGAGCCGCGTTGGCTGTCGCCGCTCCCGCGTCCGCGGTCGCGAACGGCAACGACGTGGCGCCCGGCGAGTATCCGTTCGCGGCCAAGCTGTCCATGCCCGTCATCCCGCGCGCGGACGGCACCACCTACGCGAGCGGATGCTCGGGTTCCCTCATCGCGCCGCAGTGGATCATCACCGCCGGGCACTGTTTCCACGACGTCAACCGCAAACCGGTTTCCGGCCCGGTTCCGTACGGGACTTCGGTGCTGCTCGGCGCGACCACCGACGAGCCGGGCAAGGGCGAGCGCCGCACCGTCACCGAGGTGCTGCAGGCGGGCACGAACGACGTCGCGCTCGCCAAGCTCGACCGGCCCGTCACCGACATCGCGCCGCTGACCGTTTCGCCGTCCGCGCCGGTCACCGGCCAGCAGGTGACGCTCGCCGGCTGGGGCAGCCTGACCGAGGTTTCCCCGAAGCCGTCGGACAAACTGCAGCAGGGCGCGATGCAGGTAGTCGGCTCGGACGCCACCACCGCGAGCGTCATCGGGATCGCGCCGCACAAGGACACCAGCGCGTGCAGCTACGACTCGGGCGCGCCGTACTTCGTCGCCGAAGGCATCTCCGGCCGCCTCGTGTCGGTCGAGTCGACTGGCCCGGACTGCCCGCACGCGACGCCCGAGACCACCTCGCGCGTCGACATCCTCGCGGCCTGGATCGCCACCCACACGGCGTGA
- a CDS encoding FKBP-type peptidyl-prolyl cis-trans isomerase translates to MSVEKPQVERPDGPPPTELQINDIKVGDGPEAKPGNAVSVHYVGVSHSTGGQFDASYDRGAPLEFQLGAGQVIPGWDQGVTGMKVGGRRQLVIPPHLAYGERGAGGVIAPNETLIFVVDLVGVS, encoded by the coding sequence ATGAGCGTGGAGAAGCCCCAAGTCGAGCGCCCGGACGGCCCGCCGCCCACCGAGCTGCAGATCAACGACATCAAGGTCGGCGACGGCCCCGAAGCCAAGCCGGGCAACGCGGTCAGCGTGCATTACGTCGGGGTCTCGCACTCCACCGGCGGGCAATTCGACGCCTCCTACGACCGCGGCGCGCCGCTCGAATTCCAGCTCGGCGCGGGCCAGGTCATCCCGGGCTGGGACCAGGGCGTGACCGGCATGAAGGTCGGCGGCCGCCGCCAGCTGGTGATCCCGCCGCACCTGGCTTACGGCGAACGCGGCGCGGGCGGCGTGATCGCCCCGAACGAAACGCTGATTTTCGTCGTCGATCTCGTCGGCGTGAGCTGA
- a CDS encoding penicillin acylase family protein, with product MRRRIPILAAGAVAVLTAGLVQIGTAAPASAALPGNDYCAGQCNDILPPGENGSATLAEILANKAFGTQPGHADDQLGKYADLAGGYKTLTTDTIGTFFNDSSFGVPADQVASTIKPREDVTITRDKATGVPHIQGTTRSGTEYGAGYAAAQDRLWLMDIMRRVGRGQLTSFAGGAEANRELEQSFFASAPYTEDELQQQIDAVAASGPRGQQGLADAKAYIDGINKYITDSHNGRYFPGEYVLTGHVDAITNAGTIEPFKLTDLVVLASVVGAQFGAGGGGEVQNAVAKLALQEKYGVEQGEKVWQSLRAADDPEAVKTLHDGQTFPYGNTPANPQGAALPDKGSVTNQQLVFDQTGSAAAVQPNVKVSAPKDQESARGMFDNGVLPGNMLKEKHGMSNALLVSGAKTASGHPVAVFGPQTGYFAPQLLLLQEIQGPGISARGASFAGLSMYVLLGRGQDYSWSATTAAQDIIDTYALPLCDPSGKPATKDSNYYLYQGKCLPMDSVERKNAWSPTVADGTAAGSYTLRSYRTKYGPVTSRATVDGKPVAYSSLRSSYFHEVDSLIGFQEFNDPGFVKSAADFQRAANDVNFTFNWFYADSKDIAYFNSGANPVRNSTVDPMMPAWGDRGFDWKGWNPAGNKAEYTPAAQHPQSVNQDYYISWNNAQANGYASGGADKSAVHRGDLLDARVKALLSSGTKVTRVNLTQAMEDAALADLRAEKVLPLLLQVLDQAPLTGAAADAEAKLKTWMQHGHQRVESSPGSKTYHDADAIRIMDAWWPLLVTGEFKPAMGDDAFGAMTNVLQINESPSGFQNETPGKHVGQPHQGSAYQHGWWGYVSKDLRTALGQPVAGPLGAKFCGGGDLTACRQMLVDSLTTAAGQPAATVYPGDGDCSAGDQWCADSIIQRPLGGIAHGKISTQNRPTFQQVVEYPAHRGDNVSNLAAGKPVNASSAETGFYNSPASNAVDGNPGTRWASDWSDNQSITVDLGSVQQVSRAVLSWEKAYGKGYKIQLSTDGTDWRDAAVVTDGNGGMDNVAFAPSNARFVRMQGVTRGTKYGYSLYEFEVYAH from the coding sequence ATGCGACGACGCATTCCCATCCTGGCCGCGGGCGCGGTAGCCGTGCTCACGGCCGGGCTAGTGCAGATCGGGACCGCGGCACCGGCTTCCGCCGCGTTGCCCGGCAACGACTACTGCGCGGGCCAGTGCAACGACATCCTCCCGCCGGGCGAGAACGGCAGCGCGACGCTCGCCGAAATCCTGGCCAACAAGGCGTTCGGCACCCAGCCCGGGCACGCCGACGACCAGCTCGGCAAATACGCCGACCTGGCGGGCGGATACAAAACGCTGACGACCGACACGATCGGCACCTTCTTCAACGATTCGTCCTTCGGAGTGCCCGCCGACCAGGTCGCGAGCACGATCAAGCCGCGCGAGGACGTGACGATCACGCGCGACAAGGCCACCGGCGTCCCGCACATCCAGGGCACGACGCGGTCCGGCACCGAGTACGGCGCGGGATACGCGGCGGCGCAGGATCGCTTGTGGCTCATGGACATCATGCGCCGGGTCGGGCGCGGCCAGCTGACTTCGTTCGCCGGCGGCGCGGAAGCGAACCGCGAGCTGGAGCAGTCTTTCTTCGCCTCCGCGCCCTACACCGAGGACGAGCTGCAGCAGCAGATCGACGCGGTGGCGGCGAGCGGTCCGCGCGGCCAGCAGGGGCTCGCCGACGCGAAGGCGTACATCGACGGCATCAACAAATACATCACCGATTCGCACAACGGCCGGTACTTCCCGGGCGAATACGTGCTCACCGGGCACGTCGACGCGATCACCAACGCGGGCACCATCGAACCGTTCAAGCTCACTGACCTCGTCGTGCTCGCGTCGGTGGTCGGCGCGCAGTTCGGCGCGGGCGGCGGCGGCGAGGTGCAGAACGCGGTCGCGAAGCTGGCACTGCAGGAGAAATACGGCGTCGAGCAGGGCGAAAAGGTGTGGCAGAGCCTGCGTGCCGCGGACGATCCCGAGGCCGTGAAGACCCTGCACGACGGGCAGACCTTCCCGTACGGCAACACTCCGGCGAACCCGCAGGGCGCGGCGCTGCCGGACAAGGGCTCGGTGACGAACCAGCAGCTCGTGTTCGACCAGACCGGTTCGGCCGCCGCCGTGCAGCCGAACGTCAAGGTTTCCGCTCCGAAGGACCAGGAATCCGCGCGCGGCATGTTCGACAACGGCGTGCTGCCGGGCAATATGCTCAAGGAAAAGCACGGCATGTCCAACGCGCTGCTGGTGTCCGGGGCGAAGACCGCCAGCGGACATCCGGTCGCCGTGTTCGGTCCGCAGACCGGGTACTTCGCGCCGCAGCTGTTGCTGCTGCAGGAAATCCAGGGCCCGGGCATCAGCGCGCGGGGCGCGTCGTTCGCCGGGCTCAGCATGTACGTGCTGCTCGGCCGCGGCCAGGACTACTCGTGGAGCGCGACGACCGCCGCGCAGGACATCATCGACACCTACGCGCTGCCGCTGTGCGACCCGAGCGGCAAACCGGCCACCAAGGACTCGAACTACTATCTCTACCAAGGCAAATGCCTCCCGATGGACAGCGTGGAGCGCAAGAACGCCTGGTCGCCGACGGTCGCGGACGGCACCGCCGCCGGGTCCTACACCCTGCGCAGCTACCGCACGAAGTACGGCCCGGTGACCTCGCGCGCGACGGTCGACGGGAAGCCGGTGGCCTACTCGTCGCTGCGGTCCTCGTACTTCCACGAGGTCGATTCGCTGATCGGGTTCCAGGAGTTCAACGACCCCGGCTTCGTCAAATCGGCCGCGGACTTCCAGCGCGCCGCGAACGACGTCAACTTCACCTTCAACTGGTTCTACGCGGATTCCAAGGACATCGCGTACTTCAACTCCGGCGCGAACCCGGTGCGCAATTCCACTGTGGACCCGATGATGCCGGCGTGGGGCGACCGCGGGTTCGACTGGAAGGGCTGGAACCCGGCGGGCAACAAGGCCGAGTACACGCCCGCGGCGCAGCATCCGCAATCGGTGAACCAGGACTACTACATCAGCTGGAACAACGCGCAGGCCAACGGTTACGCGTCCGGCGGTGCGGACAAGTCCGCCGTGCACCGCGGCGATCTCCTGGACGCACGGGTCAAGGCGCTGCTTTCCAGCGGCACCAAGGTGACCCGGGTGAACCTGACCCAGGCGATGGAGGACGCGGCGCTGGCCGACCTGCGGGCGGAGAAGGTGCTGCCGCTGCTGCTGCAGGTGCTCGACCAGGCTCCGCTCACCGGTGCCGCGGCCGATGCCGAGGCGAAGCTGAAGACGTGGATGCAGCACGGGCACCAGCGCGTCGAGTCGAGCCCGGGCAGCAAGACCTACCACGACGCCGATGCGATCCGGATCATGGACGCGTGGTGGCCGCTGCTGGTCACCGGCGAGTTCAAACCGGCGATGGGCGACGACGCGTTCGGCGCGATGACGAACGTGCTGCAGATCAACGAAAGCCCTTCCGGTTTCCAGAACGAGACGCCGGGCAAGCACGTCGGGCAGCCGCACCAGGGTTCGGCGTACCAGCACGGCTGGTGGGGCTACGTCAGCAAGGACCTCCGCACCGCGCTCGGACAGCCGGTGGCCGGCCCGCTCGGCGCGAAGTTCTGCGGCGGCGGAGACCTGACCGCGTGTCGGCAGATGCTGGTCGACTCGCTGACCACGGCCGCCGGACAGCCCGCCGCCACGGTGTACCCGGGCGACGGCGACTGCTCGGCGGGCGACCAGTGGTGTGCGGACTCGATCATCCAGCGTCCGCTGGGCGGCATCGCGCACGGCAAGATCAGCACGCAGAACCGGCCGACGTTCCAGCAGGTCGTGGAGTACCCCGCACACCGCGGCGACAACGTCTCGAACCTCGCGGCGGGCAAGCCGGTGAACGCTTCCAGCGCGGAAACCGGGTTCTACAACTCCCCGGCCTCGAACGCGGTCGACGGCAACCCGGGCACGCGCTGGGCGAGCGACTGGAGCGACAACCAGTCGATCACCGTCGATCTCGGCTCGGTGCAGCAGGTTTCACGGGCGGTGCTGTCGTGGGAGAAGGCGTACGGGAAGGGCTACAAGATCCAGCTGTCCACCGACGGCACCGACTGGCGCGACGCGGCTGTGGTGACGGACGGGAACGGCGGGATGGACAACGTCGCGTTCGCGCCCTCGAACGCGCGGTTCGTTCGGATGCAGGGAGTCACGCGCGGGACTAAGTACGGGTATTCGCTGTACGAGTTCGAGGTTTACGCGCACTGA